The DNA region TAGATTGCGAAGCTGTAGGTGAATTAATTCAAATAGCCATTGAACGTGGCAGAACTGCTAAAAAACATCTGAAAATAGGAATTTGTGGTGAACATGCTGCTGATTTAAATTCAGTAGAATTTTTTCATAAAGTTAAAGTAGATTCAATATCATGTTCGCCATATAAAATTCCAATTGCTAGATTAGCAGCAGCACAAGCAGCATTAAAAAATAATTAACTACGAGTTAGATATAAGAAATAATGTAAAAAATCTAGAAGAATAAATTTTAATGCTTATAGCTTAATTCGAGAAGGTAGTTGCACATTGTAAAGATAAAAAGACAGAATCAAAAAAGTCCTTCTTAAAAAAGAAACAGAAATTTTGTTAGGTTTAAAAACATAAGCAAGGCAATGCAGAGAGGACATTAGTTTGAAAATTCATAACAAGACCTATAGCAAGTGTGATCAATATGAAAAAGATGTTCTGACTGACCATTATATAGTTTCTATAAAAATGCCAGTTTCCAGGTATACAGAAGGTAACCAACTTAATGCATCTCTGATAAGTGAAACATGGTAAGCATATTACTAGGCATATGATAGTAGGTAAGAGAGGCCTTAGAAAGTAAACGACACTGAGTCGAAAGACTAAAAGAATTAATAACTATAGTCATTTACAATAGACTTCTTTCGAAACTATACAATGATGTAAAATGGTGTTATAAAAATCTGATTTGAAGTAATAATGAAATTAGATCAGATTAAAGAGTTAAAGGATGAAAAATTTCGTCGATTAACAGTAGTAAGGAAGGGAACATTCTCAAAGATGGTGGATATTTTGAGGAAAGCTGATGGTGTTAAGAAATCAAAAGGAAGGCGTAAAAATAAGCTCAATTTGGAGGAACAGTTATTGATGGTCTTAGAATACCTTAGAGAATACTGTACTTATTTTCATATAGGTCAGAACTATGGGATTAGTGAAAGTTCAGCATATAAAGCTGTAAAATGGGTAGAAGACACCTTAGTTAAACACCCAAACTTTGCTCTTCCAGGTCGTAAAGCTCTAATGAATAGCGATATGAATTATGAAGTAGTCTTGATTGATGCTACTGAGAGTCCAATAGAAAGACCCAAAAAAAACAAAAATTCTATTATTCAGGAAAGAAGAAAAGGCATACACTAAAGACTCAAATAGTGGTAGACAAGAAAACACGCCAAGTAATATGTACAGATTTTTCTAACGGTAAAAAACATGACTTTAGATTATTTAAGGAATCCAAAATTCTTATCCACCCTAAGATTAAAGCGATTACTGATACAGGATATCAAGGTATACAAAAAATTCACAATAATTCTGCATTACCAAAGAAAAAAAGCAAAAAAAATCCTTTAACTAAAAATGATAAAAAGAATAATCGTAGGTTAGCAGGAGAAAGAGTTGTCAATGAAAACGTTATTGCTATGCTAAAACGGTTCAAAATTATTGCTGACAAATATCGAAATAGACGTAAAAGATTCGGTCTTAGATTTAATTTGATCTCTGGCATTTATAATTTTGAACTACCTTAACCAGTTTCGAAAGAGGTCTAATGAAGTTTGAGTATATAAAAAGCGATAATAGCATCATAAGATTTACCAACATGATATTTTATACGCAAACTTCATTGTAAATGACTATAGACTCTTCATTAAACCAGTTTCGAAAGAGGTCTAATATATTTTTTCATGTTGGGTTATTTCTTTTTTATTTAAATTTTCTTTTTAACTCAACATTATCTCCTTGTATACATTTTATTCACTACCTTGCATATCTTCCATTATCCTGATCTGGCGTTATTAGACTATAGTTAGAATAAGAATTGCAGTAATAGTATACAGAAAAGCGTAATAGAAGGAATAAAAAAAGATAAGAGGGAGTATAAAGATCTCAAAACTAAATAAAAAATAGTAATAAGCTTACATCTCTATATGACCTATTTTTTATATTGAACTCTGGTTAGTATAGTTACTGCTAGGTAAAATAGTGGAGTACTTAATATAGTAAATAATAATTTAAAAGTATAGCTGTTAAATATTAAATTAAATGCTATCTGAATAGGTAGAATTTTAAATATACATAAAAATCCTACAACAATACACGTATCAATAAACAAAGAAATTGCAGTACTGACATTATTTCTGACTAATAAATATTTTCCCTTAGTCAGTGATTTTAATCCTAG from Orientia tsutsugamushi str. Boryong includes:
- a CDS encoding IS5 family transposase (programmed frameshift) encodes the protein MKLDQIKELKDEKFRRLTVVRKGTFSKMVDILRKADGVKKSKGRRKNKLNLEEQLLMVLEYLREYCTYFHIGQNYGISESSAYKAVKWVEDTLVKHPNFALPGRKALMNSDMNYEVVLIDATESPIERPKKKQKFYYSGKKKRHTLKTQIVVDKKTRQVICTDFSNGKKHDFRLFKESKILIHPKIKAITDTGYQGIQKIHNNSALPKKKSKKNPLTKNDKKNNRRLAGERVVNENVIAMLKRFKIIADKYRNRRKRFGLRFNLISGIYNFELP